The Leptospira sp. WS39.C2 genome contains a region encoding:
- a CDS encoding enoyl-ACP reductase codes for MNQTLKGRTVIITGITDASSLALIIAKECKDQGAKLICTGLGKTPFHKNLSENSINFLDRTYQDFQNTVKKELGEEVITFPLDVTIQESIDSFADFLLENKVSIHSLLHSIAMDKTIRQGKVKPIMTVSREEFMDAMNVSSFSLLAIVQSLYNRNLLVTGASIVALSYLGAEKVVVHPYKNIGVAKAALERLVKEMAMELGKEKEIQVNAIRFSPYRASKAGSAIEGLEEAELHCNTSSPLGNARAKDLAEEVCYLFRPSNRITGEIRHVDGGYHIRG; via the coding sequence ATGAACCAAACTCTAAAAGGTCGCACTGTGATCATCACTGGGATTACTGATGCGTCCTCACTTGCACTGATCATCGCCAAAGAATGTAAAGACCAGGGTGCCAAACTCATTTGTACGGGTCTTGGCAAAACACCATTTCATAAAAATTTATCGGAAAATAGTATCAACTTTTTAGACCGTACTTACCAGGATTTTCAAAATACGGTAAAAAAAGAATTGGGTGAAGAAGTGATCACATTTCCTCTCGACGTGACCATCCAAGAAAGTATAGATTCATTTGCAGACTTCTTATTAGAAAATAAAGTATCCATTCATTCCTTGTTACACTCCATTGCGATGGATAAAACCATTCGCCAGGGAAAAGTCAAACCCATCATGACTGTTTCAAGAGAAGAATTTATGGATGCCATGAATGTATCTTCCTTTTCTTTACTTGCAATCGTACAAAGCCTTTACAATCGAAATCTTTTAGTTACTGGTGCATCAATTGTTGCTCTAAGTTATTTGGGTGCTGAAAAAGTAGTGGTCCATCCGTATAAAAACATAGGTGTTGCAAAGGCTGCTTTGGAACGACTTGTGAAAGAAATGGCAATGGAACTTGGAAAAGAAAAAGAAATCCAGGTAAACGCCATCAGATTTTCACCTTACCGAGCAAGTAAAGCAGGTTCTGCAATTGAAGGTTTAGAAGAAGCAGAACTTCACTGTAATACTTCTTCTCCGCTTGGGAATGCTCGCGCTAAAGACCTTGCTGAAGAAGTTTGTTATTTATTTCGCCCATCCAATCGGATCACAGGTGAGATCCGTCATGTGGATGGGGGTTATCATATTAGAGGTTAA
- a CDS encoding tetratricopeptide repeat protein — protein sequence MSRFQKNTLLVFILLASVAYAPLYYSIKNVVKKESLPITLETPETVLFFSLGEFDTKGDMKDPNTIRILFDMVSFQFQQTTDAVYLGKHFELSESKQNRAEIILNGTFQWEENGISFTPKIRYVESKSTANGKSVFVKYEERGSLVSAIQVSLTHLVNETIRLNSLTKRMPNWSYVPEEQIISESDFVKLSEYNPNESIEIRKTKLTSIDFKTDFKDWLHYNFRLEKQSEENLKEIWKEVGVSSKISTYLRSHITKSIAQFYFEKAEYSKAIEYANAAKREKESSKQVFHSDYADTISLIGKSLVLDGKKEESIFYLTSAKKIYETLGLSNDPLGIQNSYFYGLVLYDVSQLELSAYELSNIQGKLKDVYQNIYLDYNLALIFYQMGRYEACISLIREQRKRIFETSIPNFDIAIQSLLLYGAAEYQVGNWSVAKSVWESIVNAKTTYSIEDKPYYRFANFNLSILTSQRNNPEQSEIYYKQYVKFTPYGQIQALPSNSNFEIGKVIYPHTWTPPNLNLFSDLEEKTIRSYTGRYLFQTQDEEIRARTYENRLEDTNLILDDLLNPNAYLSKSMLILRKSLFGDSKVYERGNQIVFLDIGPALNHPEYPGITSQAVAKHFPKMEVVLWELPGEVELFLKKVKPELKEKLYGFSNIRILSADGVGDFQSEYNDPNHWILRNRSIPSLKHKTIVIRAANSIDIYEPYNKIQPHFQNLGKELKDNPVLYFFNRSILLKPKGKEKFVLIGNQSIRGFHHNFQSLDRNGEPPYSLLPYTISEEVKP from the coding sequence TTGTCACGTTTTCAAAAAAATACCCTCCTCGTTTTTATCCTTCTGGCATCGGTCGCCTACGCTCCGTTATACTATTCTATTAAAAATGTCGTCAAAAAGGAATCACTTCCTATTACCTTAGAAACTCCTGAAACCGTTTTGTTTTTTAGTTTAGGAGAGTTTGATACCAAAGGGGACATGAAAGATCCTAATACGATTCGTATCTTATTTGATATGGTTAGTTTCCAATTCCAACAAACAACTGATGCAGTATATTTAGGAAAACATTTCGAACTTTCCGAATCCAAACAAAATCGAGCTGAAATCATTTTGAATGGAACTTTCCAATGGGAAGAAAATGGGATAAGTTTTACACCAAAGATTCGTTATGTGGAATCAAAATCCACTGCGAATGGAAAATCTGTATTTGTTAAATATGAAGAACGTGGATCACTTGTTTCTGCCATCCAAGTTTCACTCACACATTTGGTAAATGAAACGATTCGTTTGAATTCCCTCACCAAACGGATGCCAAATTGGAGTTATGTTCCAGAAGAACAAATTATATCCGAGTCAGATTTTGTGAAACTTTCTGAATACAATCCGAATGAAAGTATTGAAATCAGAAAAACCAAACTCACTTCTATCGATTTTAAAACAGATTTTAAAGATTGGCTACATTACAATTTTCGATTAGAAAAACAATCGGAAGAAAATTTGAAAGAAATATGGAAAGAAGTAGGTGTTAGTTCAAAAATCTCAACCTATTTAAGATCCCATATCACAAAATCTATTGCTCAATTTTATTTTGAAAAAGCAGAGTATTCAAAAGCAATAGAATACGCAAATGCTGCCAAACGGGAAAAAGAATCTTCAAAACAAGTTTTCCATTCAGATTATGCAGATACAATTTCCCTAATTGGAAAAAGTCTAGTGTTAGATGGCAAAAAAGAGGAATCAATTTTTTACCTAACTTCTGCAAAAAAAATCTATGAAACATTAGGGTTATCCAATGACCCACTTGGGATTCAAAATTCCTATTTTTATGGTTTGGTATTGTATGATGTTTCACAATTGGAATTATCTGCTTACGAACTTTCAAACATCCAAGGAAAGCTAAAAGATGTTTACCAAAATATTTATTTGGATTATAATTTGGCTCTCATTTTCTACCAAATGGGGCGTTATGAAGCCTGTATCAGTTTGATAAGAGAACAACGAAAAAGAATTTTTGAAACTTCGATTCCGAATTTTGACATTGCCATACAATCTCTTTTATTGTATGGAGCAGCTGAATACCAAGTTGGGAATTGGAGTGTTGCCAAATCAGTATGGGAATCGATCGTAAATGCAAAAACTACATATTCAATTGAAGACAAACCCTATTATCGATTTGCCAATTTTAATTTAAGTATATTAACATCGCAAAGAAATAATCCAGAACAATCAGAGATATATTACAAACAATACGTTAAATTCACTCCTTATGGCCAAATCCAAGCATTACCATCTAATTCCAATTTTGAAATTGGGAAAGTTATTTATCCACATACTTGGACTCCACCAAATTTGAATCTTTTTTCGGACTTAGAAGAAAAAACCATTCGATCTTATACCGGTCGGTATTTATTCCAAACCCAAGATGAAGAAATCCGAGCAAGAACTTATGAAAATCGTTTGGAAGATACAAATTTGATCCTCGATGATTTGTTAAATCCAAATGCCTATCTATCAAAATCAATGTTAATTCTTAGGAAATCATTGTTTGGTGATTCAAAAGTTTATGAAAGAGGAAACCAAATTGTATTTTTAGACATTGGTCCTGCATTAAACCATCCTGAGTATCCAGGGATAACTTCACAAGCCGTTGCGAAACATTTTCCTAAAATGGAAGTTGTATTATGGGAATTACCTGGGGAAGTAGAACTTTTTTTGAAAAAAGTAAAACCGGAATTAAAAGAAAAATTATACGGATTTTCCAATATTCGAATCCTTTCCGCAGATGGAGTGGGTGATTTTCAATCCGAATACAATGATCCGAACCATTGGATTCTAAGAAATCGATCCATCCCAAGTTTGAAACATAAAACGATTGTTATACGAGCTGCGAATTCTATTGATATTTATGAACCCTATAACAAAATACAACCTCATTTCCAAAACTTGGGTAAAGAGCTAAAAGATAATCCTGTTTTGTATTTTTTCAATCGTAGTATCCTACTCAAACCAAAAGGCAAAGAAAAGTTTGTCCTCATCGGAAACCAATCCATCCGAGGGTTCCATCATAATTTCCAAAGCCTAGACCGAAATGGGGAACCTCCTTATTCCTTACTTCCTTACACAATCAGTGAAGAGGTAAAACCATGA
- a CDS encoding HD domain-containing phosphohydrolase encodes MSVNQSSDSKYIITDDPFFEGKIADYSKKLKTKVLSLSELLTTDFDSQGKIIKVLFYISRYEVEKKHKEIHQFLKEHPTIMSNIIVRAPIDYTGYMALSIEEDLFFTNVPDDAPLVYLIKNLVNAFTSLQMIVDKFELQKRINVSTNEISKLTKIGISLANEKDFTKLLRDILNSAREISNSDSGSLYLVEKDERGNPRNLRFKISALDLNSDEFILPINKKSIAGYVAFTGKQLNIPNVYELSGKEEYKFNSDFDRMSNYYSKSMLVVPMKDHHDEVVGVIQLINRKKNFQTKLTLDEMKSNSILDYDKYSEELVMAVAGQAAVAIQNNNLVHDIETLFEGFVTASVSAIESRDPTTSGHSFRVAQYTVGLAESVNGVQVGRFKDVHFNESQIKEIRYASLLHDFGKVGVREKVLVKAKKLEDYELDLIRWRFQFILKDVEAKLAQKKIEYLKKHGNNGYPQFEKSIELEYVLEKEKLEEMVRVITDSNEPTILEEGNSNFLEEISKMSYHTTEGNQLSLLLPKEFSFLSIRRGSLDFEERREIESHVEHTFQFLSKIPWTRELKMVPSIAHGHHEKLNGSGYPRGLSAVEIPVQAKMMAIADIFDALTDQDRPYKKAVPLDRAFDILKMEVRDQHIDGDLLDLFIESRAFEKIQHKR; translated from the coding sequence ATTTCTGTGAACCAATCTTCGGATTCGAAATACATCATCACGGATGACCCTTTTTTTGAAGGTAAAATTGCCGATTATTCTAAAAAACTAAAAACGAAAGTTCTTTCCCTTTCAGAGTTATTGACTACTGATTTTGATTCACAGGGAAAAATCATAAAAGTCCTATTTTACATCTCTCGTTATGAGGTGGAAAAAAAACACAAAGAAATCCATCAATTTTTAAAAGAACATCCTACGATAATGTCCAATATCATCGTTCGAGCACCTATCGACTACACTGGTTATATGGCTTTGTCGATAGAAGAAGATTTGTTTTTTACTAACGTGCCTGATGATGCTCCATTGGTTTACCTAATTAAAAATTTGGTAAATGCATTTACAAGCCTTCAGATGATTGTTGATAAGTTTGAACTTCAAAAACGAATCAATGTATCCACAAATGAAATTTCGAAATTAACTAAAATTGGTATTAGTTTAGCCAATGAAAAAGATTTCACAAAACTACTTCGTGATATTTTGAATTCAGCACGTGAAATTTCGAATTCCGATTCTGGGTCCTTATATTTGGTGGAAAAAGATGAAAGAGGTAATCCAAGAAATTTACGTTTTAAAATTTCAGCATTGGATTTGAATAGTGATGAATTTATCCTCCCCATCAATAAAAAAAGTATCGCGGGATATGTTGCCTTTACTGGGAAACAATTAAACATTCCCAATGTTTATGAACTTTCTGGGAAAGAAGAATATAAGTTTAATAGTGATTTTGATCGAATGAGTAATTATTACTCTAAATCAATGTTGGTGGTTCCGATGAAAGACCACCATGATGAAGTAGTCGGTGTAATCCAACTCATCAATCGTAAAAAAAATTTCCAAACCAAACTTACTTTAGATGAAATGAAATCGAATTCGATTTTGGATTATGATAAATACTCTGAAGAACTTGTGATGGCAGTTGCAGGACAAGCGGCAGTTGCCATACAAAATAATAATTTGGTTCACGACATTGAAACATTATTTGAAGGCTTTGTGACTGCGAGTGTTTCCGCAATTGAATCACGGGACCCAACTACATCTGGTCATTCGTTTCGTGTTGCCCAATACACTGTAGGTCTAGCAGAGTCAGTAAATGGAGTCCAAGTTGGACGATTTAAAGATGTCCATTTTAATGAATCTCAAATTAAAGAAATCCGATACGCTTCCTTATTACATGATTTTGGAAAAGTTGGGGTTCGTGAGAAAGTATTAGTTAAGGCTAAAAAATTAGAAGATTATGAATTGGATCTCATTCGTTGGCGATTCCAGTTCATTTTAAAAGATGTCGAAGCGAAATTAGCTCAAAAAAAAATTGAATACCTGAAAAAACACGGTAACAATGGTTATCCGCAATTTGAAAAATCAATCGAATTGGAATATGTTTTAGAAAAAGAGAAATTGGAAGAAATGGTACGTGTCATTACTGATTCCAATGAACCAACAATTTTAGAAGAGGGAAATTCCAACTTTTTAGAAGAAATTTCCAAAATGAGTTATCATACTACTGAAGGAAACCAGTTGAGTTTACTCTTACCAAAAGAGTTTAGTTTTTTATCTATCCGTCGGGGATCATTGGATTTTGAAGAACGTCGGGAAATTGAATCTCACGTAGAACATACATTTCAATTTTTATCGAAAATCCCTTGGACAAGAGAACTCAAAATGGTTCCAAGTATTGCTCATGGTCACCATGAAAAATTAAATGGTTCAGGATACCCACGGGGTCTGTCTGCTGTAGAAATTCCTGTCCAAGCCAAAATGATGGCAATCGCTGATATTTTTGATGCATTGACGGACCAAGATCGTCCTTACAAAAAAGCAGTACCACTTGATCGGGCTTTTGATATTCTGAAAATGGAAGTTCGGGACCAACACATCGATGGAGACTTACTTGATCTCTTCATTGAAAGCCGGGCCTTCGAAAAAATTCAGCACAAACGATAA